Proteins encoded within one genomic window of Flavobacterium sp. NG2:
- a CDS encoding efflux RND transporter periplasmic adaptor subunit → MSKRALYYLIAITVVVIGVLLFLVNKGVIGNRNDGKEVEITTVAHNTIVETVSATGKIQPEIEVKIASMVSGEIIALPVKEGQLVKKGDLLVKINPDLYTSSLNRTKAGLSSSKSSLAQTEAQFKESKLNYERNKTLFEKGIISKADWDKSVATFEVAKATKQAAYFNVQSALASVNEAQDNLGRTLIYAPADGTISMLNVELGERVLGTQQMAGTELLRVANLNNMEVEVDVNENDIVKIKEGDAASIEVDAYLKKKFKGVVTSISNSASNSLSADQVTNFKVKVRILKESYQDLLVGKSATYSPFRPGMTATVDIVTKTKPNVLNVPISSIVVKSDTTSTKTLEKDVVTENDEKLVKKDKKLECVFVKVNDKAKIRIVKTGIQDDSNIEILSGLKKGEVVITGPYNTVTKELNSGDKVMLKKKNEDK, encoded by the coding sequence ATGTCTAAAAGAGCATTATATTATTTGATAGCCATTACAGTAGTGGTGATTGGTGTTTTGTTATTCCTGGTTAATAAGGGGGTAATAGGAAATAGGAATGATGGAAAGGAGGTTGAAATTACTACGGTAGCTCATAATACGATTGTTGAAACAGTTTCGGCAACCGGGAAAATTCAACCTGAAATTGAGGTAAAGATTGCTTCTATGGTTTCAGGAGAAATTATTGCCTTGCCTGTTAAAGAGGGGCAATTGGTTAAGAAAGGGGATTTGTTAGTTAAAATAAATCCTGATTTATATACTTCAAGTTTAAATCGGACGAAGGCAGGGTTGTCTTCTTCCAAATCAAGTTTGGCGCAAACCGAGGCTCAATTCAAAGAGTCGAAGTTGAATTATGAACGAAATAAAACCTTGTTTGAAAAAGGGATAATTTCCAAAGCGGATTGGGATAAGTCGGTAGCTACTTTTGAAGTAGCGAAGGCAACAAAGCAGGCAGCTTATTTTAATGTGCAAAGTGCTTTGGCATCTGTCAATGAGGCTCAAGATAATTTAGGCCGTACTTTGATTTATGCCCCTGCTGATGGTACGATTTCGATGCTTAATGTAGAATTAGGCGAAAGGGTATTAGGAACGCAGCAGATGGCTGGAACAGAGCTATTGCGTGTGGCTAATTTGAATAATATGGAAGTTGAAGTAGATGTCAATGAAAATGATATTGTGAAAATCAAGGAAGGCGATGCTGCTTCGATTGAAGTAGATGCTTATTTGAAAAAGAAATTCAAAGGAGTGGTTACGAGTATTTCAAATTCAGCGAGCAATAGTTTGTCAGCTGATCAGGTGACTAATTTTAAGGTGAAAGTTAGAATTTTAAAAGAATCCTACCAAGATTTATTGGTGGGAAAATCAGCGACTTATTCGCCTTTCAGACCTGGGATGACCGCCACTGTCGATATTGTGACAAAAACAAAACCAAATGTATTGAATGTCCCTATTAGTTCAATTGTGGTAAAATCGGATACAACTTCAACTAAAACACTAGAAAAAGATGTGGTCACTGAGAATGATGAAAAACTTGTAAAAAAAGACAAAAAACTGGAATGTGTTTTTGTTAAAGTTAATGATAAAGCTAAAATCCGAATCGTGAAAACAGGTATTCAAGATGATTCAAATATTGAAATACTTAGTGGATTAAAAAAAGGGGAGGTGGTGATTACGGGACCTTATAATACAGTGACCAAAGAATTAAATTCGGGTGACAAAGTGATGTTGAAGAAAAAGAATGAAGATAAATAG
- a CDS encoding TolC family protein has product MKNLFQSISFLVFTFSLTVNAQTKRWSLEDCVFYALEHNISIQQTELDTQTATIDKKQAFGSFLPSFNAAASHSWNIGLNQDITTGILQNKTTQFTSVSGTVGIDIYKGLQNQNALRKSNLSIIAAQYQLVKMKEDIALNVANAYLQVLFNIENLKVQKEQLRIDEQQLMRTQELVKEGTIARGELLDAKATIASDKQRVVNAENLLLISKLSLAQLLQLDDFINFEVIEEDSLKVDNSILMNTPNAVLDVAKEQRTELKIAQTNLAIAEKNLVIAKGGFQPTLKGFYNYNTRISYADIALRDSNGAIIGVQSAPPFFDQFNDNKGQSFGAQLNVPIFNGFTVRNNVERSKVNLEKSKIALEQQNLDLERNVYTAFTDAKGALQSYESAVEALQARKESFRYAQEKFEVGLMNSFELSQSQILFSNAQSEVLRTKYDYIFKIKILEFYFGIPIVKKE; this is encoded by the coding sequence ATGAAAAACCTATTTCAGTCTATTTCGTTTTTAGTTTTTACTTTTAGTTTGACCGTAAATGCACAAACTAAAAGATGGTCTTTGGAGGATTGTGTATTCTACGCTTTAGAGCATAATATTTCTATTCAACAAACAGAATTAGATACACAAACTGCAACCATAGATAAAAAACAAGCCTTTGGAAGTTTTCTACCTTCTTTTAATGCTGCTGCCTCTCATTCTTGGAATATAGGTTTGAATCAAGATATTACTACTGGTATATTACAAAATAAAACTACACAATTTACTTCTGTCAGTGGGACTGTTGGTATAGATATTTATAAGGGATTGCAAAATCAAAATGCGCTTAGGAAATCAAATCTTTCAATTATAGCGGCACAATATCAGTTGGTAAAGATGAAAGAAGATATTGCTTTGAATGTTGCGAACGCTTATTTGCAGGTTCTTTTTAATATTGAAAATTTAAAAGTACAAAAAGAGCAACTCCGTATTGATGAGCAGCAGTTGATGCGTACTCAGGAATTAGTAAAAGAAGGGACAATTGCTAGGGGCGAATTGTTAGATGCAAAAGCTACTATTGCGTCAGATAAACAAAGAGTAGTGAATGCGGAAAATTTACTTTTGATTTCAAAATTGAGTTTAGCGCAGTTATTGCAGTTGGATGATTTTATAAATTTTGAAGTGATTGAAGAAGATAGTTTGAAAGTTGATAATAGTATTTTGATGAATACTCCAAATGCTGTTCTAGATGTGGCAAAAGAACAACGAACGGAATTAAAAATTGCGCAAACCAATTTGGCCATAGCCGAAAAAAACTTGGTTATTGCCAAAGGTGGTTTTCAGCCAACTCTAAAAGGATTTTATAATTACAATACGAGAATATCCTATGCGGATATTGCTTTGAGAGATAGTAATGGTGCTATCATAGGAGTGCAAAGTGCTCCGCCATTTTTTGATCAATTTAATGACAACAAAGGGCAGTCTTTTGGGGCGCAATTAAATGTTCCTATTTTTAATGGTTTTACAGTTCGCAATAATGTAGAACGTTCTAAAGTGAATCTTGAAAAATCAAAAATAGCTTTAGAACAGCAAAATTTAGATTTAGAACGAAATGTCTATACAGCATTTACGGATGCAAAAGGGGCTTTACAATCCTATGAGTCGGCTGTAGAAGCGCTTCAAGCTCGAAAAGAGTCTTTTCGTTATGCGCAAGAAAAATTTGAGGTAGGATTAATGAATTCATTTGAGTTGAGTCAGTCACAAATTTTGTTTTCCAATGCCCAATCAGAGGTGTTGAGAACCAAATACGATTATATTTTTAAAATTAAAATATTGGAATTCTATTTTGGAATTCCGATTGTAAAAAAAGAATAA
- a CDS encoding DUF4403 family protein, translated as MRHFTRTFLFIISSIIITSCSSTNKIATLKPEPDDASPIVYENSPSFINLPISIKLKDIENGTNSYLNGLIYEDNTIEDDDIEIKIWKLAPIRILNENASSSNKITTILPLKALIKYRIGTKKLGIEMYDIREFNLNGQITLSSNVALTNWRLKTKTEFKSLDWNESPTMTIFGKNMPITYIINPALKLFKTKIETKIDEAIEKAMDFKPNVISAIEKISQPFQMNEAYESWLRINPIEIYASDAKLKNDSFLLDMGLKCNMETLIGVKPETKFDASKIVLKAVTKIPNQITANIIAVSSYYDASKIMTKNFSGQEFGSGSKKIKVKDVNIWHKNGKMVVALDVLGSVNGTIYLAGLPKYNEEKKEIYFDNLDYVFDTKSKIMRTANWLAQGIILKKIQESCRYSIKPNLDEGKKSIMTYLNNYSPMTGVYVNGKTEDIQFEKIQLTNNAILAFLKINGAINISVNGLK; from the coding sequence ATGAGGCATTTCACTCGAACTTTTCTTTTTATAATTTCTAGTATTATAATAACTTCCTGCAGTAGCACAAACAAAATAGCCACTCTCAAACCAGAACCTGATGACGCCAGTCCAATAGTTTATGAAAACAGCCCATCTTTCATAAATTTACCTATCAGTATTAAATTAAAAGATATTGAAAACGGAACTAATTCGTATTTAAATGGTTTAATATATGAAGACAATACCATTGAAGATGATGATATTGAAATAAAAATATGGAAACTAGCCCCAATACGTATCTTAAACGAAAACGCCTCATCAAGCAACAAAATAACTACTATTTTACCTTTAAAAGCATTAATAAAATACCGAATAGGCACAAAAAAACTAGGGATTGAAATGTACGACATCCGCGAGTTTAATCTAAACGGACAAATTACTTTATCAAGCAACGTAGCGTTGACAAACTGGAGACTAAAAACAAAAACCGAATTCAAATCGCTAGACTGGAACGAAAGTCCGACAATGACTATCTTCGGAAAAAACATGCCCATTACCTATATCATAAATCCTGCTTTGAAACTATTCAAAACTAAGATTGAAACAAAAATTGATGAAGCCATAGAAAAAGCGATGGATTTTAAACCGAATGTAATTTCAGCCATTGAAAAAATAAGCCAACCATTTCAAATGAACGAAGCTTATGAAAGTTGGTTGCGAATTAATCCGATTGAAATATATGCTAGTGATGCTAAGTTAAAAAACGATTCTTTCCTACTTGATATGGGATTAAAATGCAATATGGAAACGCTTATTGGTGTTAAACCAGAAACAAAATTTGACGCCTCCAAAATAGTATTAAAAGCAGTTACTAAAATTCCGAACCAAATTACCGCAAATATTATTGCCGTATCAAGCTATTATGATGCGTCCAAAATAATGACAAAGAATTTTTCAGGACAAGAATTTGGGTCAGGAAGTAAAAAGATAAAAGTAAAAGACGTCAATATTTGGCACAAAAACGGCAAAATGGTGGTCGCACTAGATGTATTAGGTTCTGTTAATGGCACTATTTACTTGGCTGGACTTCCTAAATACAATGAAGAAAAAAAAGAAATATACTTTGACAATTTGGATTATGTTTTTGACACAAAAAGTAAAATAATGAGAACTGCCAATTGGCTTGCCCAAGGAATCATTTTGAAGAAAATACAAGAAAGTTGTCGCTATTCCATCAAGCCTAATTTAGACGAAGGGAAAAAATCTATTATGACTTACCTTAACAATTACTCCCCAATGACAGGAGTTTATGTGAATGGAAAAACCGAGGATATTCAGTTTGAAAAAATACAGTTGACTAATAACGCCATCCTTGCTTTCTTAAAAATTAATGGGGCTATAAATATCAGTGTTAACGGATTGAAATAA
- a CDS encoding DUF420 domain-containing protein codes for MKNQDLEQKYNKWIVVLSVTIPLVVALLFGVNLRKLGYDVEPLSFLPPIYAIVNGITAVVLVLAVMAIKKGNRRLHENLMKTAIACSIAFLGMYVAYHMTSDSTKFGGEGLIKYVYYFILITHIILSVVIIPLVLITYVRALAQVFDKHKKIAKITFPIWLYVALTGVIVYLMIAPYYAY; via the coding sequence ATGAAAAATCAAGATTTAGAACAAAAATATAATAAGTGGATTGTTGTTTTATCTGTTACAATCCCATTAGTCGTTGCTTTGTTGTTTGGTGTTAATTTACGTAAGTTGGGCTATGATGTAGAACCTTTGTCTTTTTTACCGCCTATTTATGCAATTGTAAATGGAATTACAGCAGTTGTTTTGGTTTTAGCGGTTATGGCTATTAAAAAAGGAAACCGTCGCTTACACGAGAATTTAATGAAAACTGCAATAGCTTGTTCGATTGCTTTTCTTGGAATGTATGTGGCTTATCATATGACATCTGATTCAACAAAATTCGGTGGAGAAGGATTGATTAAATATGTGTATTATTTTATTCTAATCACACATATTATTTTGTCTGTCGTTATTATTCCTTTGGTTTTGATTACTTATGTTAGAGCCTTAGCACAAGTTTTTGACAAACATAAAAAAATAGCTAAGATTACTTTTCCTATTTGGTTGTATGTTGCTTTAACGGGAGTGATTGTTTATTTAATGATAGCTCCTTATTATGCTTACTAA
- a CDS encoding SCO family protein: protein MFKNKSYIGISFIILIFGIYAVPKIVERLQSGDVVKGNRLDKVNSLSDADDKLVEIGPAPKFELVNQDNIKISNKDFEGKVYVLEFFFTTCPSICPKMNQSMLILQDKFFGNPNFGIASITIDPAHDTAEVLKSHAELLGVKSSNWHFLTGDKSEIMSLANKGFNLYAAENDKVAGGFEHSGLFALIDKKGNIRCRKDEFGNPILYYDGLEKSGVRDIQQDISILLGE from the coding sequence ATGTTTAAAAATAAATCCTATATAGGAATTTCATTTATCATTTTGATTTTCGGAATTTATGCCGTTCCTAAAATTGTTGAAAGACTCCAATCTGGTGATGTGGTCAAAGGGAACAGATTAGATAAGGTAAACTCGCTTTCTGATGCTGATGATAAATTAGTTGAAATTGGACCAGCGCCAAAGTTTGAGTTAGTGAATCAAGATAATATTAAGATTAGTAATAAAGATTTTGAGGGTAAGGTGTATGTGTTGGAATTTTTCTTTACAACCTGTCCTTCCATTTGTCCAAAGATGAATCAAAGTATGTTGATTCTTCAGGATAAATTTTTTGGAAATCCTAATTTTGGAATTGCTTCTATAACCATCGATCCTGCACATGATACTGCCGAAGTTTTAAAGTCACATGCTGAGTTATTAGGAGTGAAATCATCCAACTGGCATTTTTTAACAGGCGATAAATCAGAAATTATGAGTCTGGCTAATAAAGGTTTTAATCTTTATGCTGCCGAAAATGATAAAGTAGCTGGTGGTTTTGAACATTCGGGACTTTTTGCTTTGATTGATAAAAAAGGGAATATTCGCTGTCGTAAGGATGAATTTGGAAATCCTATTTTGTATTATGATGGATTAGAAAAAAGCGGAGTTAGAGACATACAACAAGATATTAGCATATTACTAGGAGAATAA
- a CDS encoding cytochrome C oxidase subunit IV family protein: MSHAHESNTAAIWKVFGILSAVTIVEVFLGIYKPDALFLNHFLGMNLLNWVFYILTIFKAYYIVWSFMHMGGEKSSLRWSVVSPLIFLVLYLLFILLTEGDYIYGVFKDSTIKWNF; encoded by the coding sequence ATGTCACACGCACATGAATCAAATACAGCTGCTATCTGGAAAGTTTTCGGAATTTTATCTGCAGTTACCATTGTAGAGGTGTTTTTGGGTATTTATAAGCCAGATGCATTATTCTTGAATCATTTCTTAGGGATGAATTTATTAAACTGGGTTTTTTATATTTTAACGATTTTTAAAGCTTACTATATTGTGTGGTCTTTCATGCACATGGGTGGAGAAAAAAGTAGTTTAAGATGGTCAGTTGTTTCGCCATTGATTTTCTTAGTTTTATATCTGTTATTTATCCTTTTAACTGAAGGAGATTATATTTATGGGGTTTTTAAAGATTCAACAATTAAGTGGAATTTTTAA
- a CDS encoding cytochrome c oxidase subunit 3: MGATVTTANSQDKTWGGGANEPMGASYGKLMMWFFILSDALTFSGFLGAYGFSRFKFIETWPLADEVFTHFPFLHGVSAPMYYVALMTFILIFSSVTMVLAVDAGHQLKKNKVAVYMFLTIIGGFIFVGSQAWEWKNFIKGEYGAIETQGGSLLQFVDKEGKRVALADFAATLPETRERHASNKGAWFVSEPELPSYSVEEIQAGFKAHPDLLIRTEVIYEADAASVADPKINHDLTKIKNKTILTRAESELRLSQAKYVVEGANLIRNEYGSKLFADFFFFITGFHGFHVFSGVIINIIIFFNVLLGTYEKRKSYEMVEKVGLYWHFVDLVWVFVFTVFYLV; this comes from the coding sequence ATGGGAGCGACAGTTACTACTGCAAATAGTCAAGACAAAACATGGGGAGGCGGCGCTAACGAGCCAATGGGAGCCAGTTATGGTAAATTAATGATGTGGTTTTTTATCCTATCAGATGCTTTAACATTCTCGGGATTTTTAGGAGCCTACGGTTTTTCTAGATTTAAATTTATTGAAACTTGGCCATTGGCCGATGAAGTGTTTACACACTTTCCATTTTTACATGGGGTATCTGCTCCTATGTATTATGTAGCATTAATGACTTTTATTTTGATTTTCTCTTCTGTGACAATGGTTTTGGCTGTTGATGCAGGACATCAATTGAAGAAAAACAAAGTTGCTGTCTATATGTTTTTAACTATCATTGGTGGTTTTATTTTCGTTGGTTCTCAAGCTTGGGAATGGAAAAATTTCATCAAAGGTGAGTATGGAGCTATCGAAACTCAAGGAGGTAGCTTGTTGCAATTTGTAGACAAAGAAGGAAAGCGTGTTGCTTTGGCTGATTTTGCTGCAACTTTGCCTGAAACAAGAGAAAGACATGCTTCGAATAAAGGAGCTTGGTTTGTAAGCGAACCAGAATTGCCTTCTTATTCTGTTGAAGAAATTCAAGCAGGTTTCAAAGCACATCCAGATTTGTTAATTAGAACTGAGGTTATTTATGAAGCTGATGCAGCTTCTGTAGCTGATCCTAAAATCAATCACGATTTAACTAAAATCAAAAACAAAACTATTTTGACAAGAGCTGAGTCTGAATTAAGATTGAGTCAGGCAAAATATGTTGTTGAAGGTGCAAATTTGATTAGAAACGAATATGGTAGCAAATTATTTGCTGACTTCTTCTTCTTTATTACTGGATTCCACGGTTTCCACGTATTTTCAGGAGTAATCATCAATATTATCATTTTCTTTAATGTTTTATTAGGAACGTACGAAAAACGTAAAAGCTATGAAATGGTTGAAAAAGTGGGGTTATACTGGCACTTTGTAGATTTAGTTTGGGTATTCGTATTTACAGTTTTCTATCTAGTTTAA